One genomic window of Carassius gibelio isolate Cgi1373 ecotype wild population from Czech Republic chromosome A10, carGib1.2-hapl.c, whole genome shotgun sequence includes the following:
- the si:ch1073-303d10.1 gene encoding protein LBH-like: MSAGPQHSSVELQRRREHASYQIFPEPSEQPEPELEPELEPELEPEPELELEPEPELEPEPVKERLPSIVVELSEESGGLQWPPLHTQTSINEEEEEDPFQDHCEPISAAQEEQTSADGAPRFKRVSIPGVQIDCSRLTPPPSPTSSHSAPPRFLS, from the exons atgTCCGCAGGTCCACAGCACTCCAGCGTTGAGCTGCAGAGGAGACGAGAACATGCATCATATCAG ATCTTCCCGGAGCCTTCGGAGCAGCCGGAGCCGGAGCTGGAGCCGGAGCTGGAGCCGGAGCTGGAGCCGGAGccggagctggagctggagccgGAGCCGGAGCTGGAGCCGGAGCCGGTGAAGGAGCGTCTGCCGTCCATCGTGGTGGAGCTGTCGGAGGAGAGCGGAGGTCTGCAATGGCCTCCTCTTCACACACAGACCTCCAtcaatgaggaagaggaggaagaccCTTTCCAGGACCACTGTGAGCCCATCAGCGCCGCTCAGGAGGAGCAGACCAGTGCGGACGG AGCTCCTCGGTTCAAGCGTGTATCGATCCCTGGCGTTCAGATCGACTGCAGCAGACTGACTCCGCCCCCCTCACCGACGTCATCACACTCGGCCCCGCCCCGTTTTCTAAGCTGA
- the LOC128020913 gene encoding myotonin-protein kinase isoform X4, producing the protein MSRISTMSTGPGLTGAAHGIEPGHAKGPVSLQTLLDLLVGVYQEFSSTALLREKHVQRFLQWAEPLVRQVKKTRISREDFEILKVIGRGTFSEVALARMRNTQQVYALKIMNKWNILKRGETACYQEEREVLLKGDRRWITQLHYAFQDDNYLYLVMDYYVGGDLLTLLSKFGDRIPEDMARFYLAEMVMAIDSVHRLGYVHRDIKPDNILLTADGHTRLGDFGSCLRLEDDGLIHSSLAVGTPDYLSPEILRAVEGGGAYGSECDWWALGICAYEMLLGTTPFYAESISETYAKIIHFKDYFEFPPESEVSEEARSLISAVICDRSERLGSRGSGDFTKHPFFKGLDWSSLHLLPPPYRPGVSDATDTSNFDVLDDCLSHTEMLSDVMEQAPVGLHLAFVGYSYTATRETGALDRSRDIMIEINQQQDRDQLHLQGKLQQSESDVSVNVLHNQVWRLRESITAELTALPALPAEHNNPQPISSSAETEQSDAHTYELQRRLHKAERRNRELEQEMAGLREEILRLTAGTDQELSVAPCLPLPASDTPAPPPAALQQGADPAGEE; encoded by the exons ATGAGCCGGATCTCCACCATGTCCACGGGCCCCGGGCTCACAGGGGCCGCTCATGGGATCGAGCCGGGTCACGCCAAGGGCCCTGTCAGTCTTCAGACGCTGCTGGATCTGCTGGTGGGAGTTTATCAGGAGTTCAGCTCGACCGCTCTGCTCCGAGAGAAACACGTGCAGCGCTTCCTGCAGTGGG CAGAGCCTCTGGTCAGACAGGTGAAGAAGACTCGGATAAGCAGGGAGGACTTTGAGATCTTGAAGGTGATCGGCCGAGGAACCTTCAGCGAG GTGGCTCTGGCCCGCATGCGAAACACACAGCAGGTTTACGCACTGAAGATCATGAACAAGTGGAACATACTGAAGCGTGGAGag ACGGCGTGTTATCAGGAGGAGCGCGAGGTTCTGCTGAAGGGAGACCGGCGCTGGATCACGCAACTGCATTACGCTTTCCAGGACGACAATTACCTC TATCTGGTCATGGATTACTATGTTGGTGGAGATCTGCTGACGCTGCTGAGTAAGTTTGGTGATCGTATCCCGGAGGACATGGCTCGGTTCTACCTGGCTGAGATGGTGATGGCCATCGACTCCGTCCACAGACTCGGTTATGTGCACAG AGACATTAAGCCTGACAACATCCTGCTGACAGCAGACGGTCACACACGATTGGGCGATTTTGGCTCCTGTCTGCGTCTGGAGGATGATGGACTG ATCCACTCGTCGCTGGCCGTCGGGACTCCAGATTATCTGTCTCCAGAGATCCTGCGGGCGGTGGAGGGGGGCGGAGCCTATGGCTCAGAGTGTGATTGGTGGGCTCTGGGTATCTGTGCGTACGAGATGCTGCTGGGAACCACACCCTTCTACGCCGAGTCCATCTCTGAGACCTACGCTAAAATAATACACTTCAAG GATTATTTTGAGTTTCCTCCGGAGTCGGAGGTGTCCGAGGAGGCACGTTCACTCATCAGCGCTGTGATCTGTGACAGGAGCGAGAGGTTGGGTTCACGGGGCTCCGGGGACTTCACAAAACACCCATTCTTTAAAGGTTTGGACTGGAGTTCCCTTCATCTCCTCCCTCCTCCGTACCGTCCTGGCGTCTCCGATGCCACAGACACCTCCAACTTTGACGTGCTTGATGACTGTCTGAGCCACACG GAGATGCTGAGTGATGTGATGGAGCAAGCACCTGTCGGGCTTCATCTGGCGTTTGTGGGCTACTCTTACACAGCCACCAG AGAGACGGGAGCACTGGACCGCAGCAGGGACATCATGATTGAGATCAACCAGCAGCAGGACAGAGATCAGCTGCACCTCCAGGGAAAACTA CAGCAGTCTGAATCAGACGTCAGTGTGAACGTGCTGCACAATCAGGTGTGGCGGCTCAGAGAATCCATCACTGCTGAGCTGACAGCACTTCCTGCACTTCCTGCTGAGCACAACAATCCCCAGCCAATCAGCAGCAGCGCAGAGACGGAGCAGAGCGATGCACACACTTATGAGCTGCAGAG ACGTCTGCACAAAGCCGAGCGCAGGAACAGAGAGCTCGAGCAGGAGATGGCTGGACTGAGAGAGGAGATCCTCAGACTGACCGCCGGCACGGACCAAG AGCTCAGTGTCGCCCCCTGCCTGCCATTACCCGCTAGTGACACCCCTGCACCGCCACCTGCTGCTCTTCAACAGG gtgcgGATCCCGCAGGTGAGGAGTGA
- the LOC128020913 gene encoding myotonin-protein kinase isoform X5: protein MSRISTMSTGPGLTGAAHGIEPGHAKGPVSLQTLLDLLVGVYQEFSSTALLREKHVQRFLQWAEPLVRQVKKTRISREDFEILKVIGRGTFSEVALARMRNTQQVYALKIMNKWNILKRGETACYQEEREVLLKGDRRWITQLHYAFQDDNYLYLVMDYYVGGDLLTLLSKFGDRIPEDMARFYLAEMVMAIDSVHRLGYVHRDIKPDNILLTADGHTRLGDFGSCLRLEDDGLIHSSLAVGTPDYLSPEILRAVEGGGAYGSECDWWALGICAYEMLLGTTPFYAESISETYAKIIHFKDYFEFPPESEVSEEARSLISAVICDRSERLGSRGSGDFTKHPFFKGLDWSSLHLLPPPYRPGVSDATDTSNFDVLDDCLSHTEMLSDVMEQAPVGLHLAFVGYSYTATRETGALDRSRDIMIEINQQQDRDQLHLQGKLQQSESDVSVNVLHNQVWRLRESITAELTALPALPAEHNNPQPISSSAETEQSDAHTYELQRRLHKAERRNRELEQEMAGLREEILRLTAGTDQGADPAGEE, encoded by the exons ATGAGCCGGATCTCCACCATGTCCACGGGCCCCGGGCTCACAGGGGCCGCTCATGGGATCGAGCCGGGTCACGCCAAGGGCCCTGTCAGTCTTCAGACGCTGCTGGATCTGCTGGTGGGAGTTTATCAGGAGTTCAGCTCGACCGCTCTGCTCCGAGAGAAACACGTGCAGCGCTTCCTGCAGTGGG CAGAGCCTCTGGTCAGACAGGTGAAGAAGACTCGGATAAGCAGGGAGGACTTTGAGATCTTGAAGGTGATCGGCCGAGGAACCTTCAGCGAG GTGGCTCTGGCCCGCATGCGAAACACACAGCAGGTTTACGCACTGAAGATCATGAACAAGTGGAACATACTGAAGCGTGGAGag ACGGCGTGTTATCAGGAGGAGCGCGAGGTTCTGCTGAAGGGAGACCGGCGCTGGATCACGCAACTGCATTACGCTTTCCAGGACGACAATTACCTC TATCTGGTCATGGATTACTATGTTGGTGGAGATCTGCTGACGCTGCTGAGTAAGTTTGGTGATCGTATCCCGGAGGACATGGCTCGGTTCTACCTGGCTGAGATGGTGATGGCCATCGACTCCGTCCACAGACTCGGTTATGTGCACAG AGACATTAAGCCTGACAACATCCTGCTGACAGCAGACGGTCACACACGATTGGGCGATTTTGGCTCCTGTCTGCGTCTGGAGGATGATGGACTG ATCCACTCGTCGCTGGCCGTCGGGACTCCAGATTATCTGTCTCCAGAGATCCTGCGGGCGGTGGAGGGGGGCGGAGCCTATGGCTCAGAGTGTGATTGGTGGGCTCTGGGTATCTGTGCGTACGAGATGCTGCTGGGAACCACACCCTTCTACGCCGAGTCCATCTCTGAGACCTACGCTAAAATAATACACTTCAAG GATTATTTTGAGTTTCCTCCGGAGTCGGAGGTGTCCGAGGAGGCACGTTCACTCATCAGCGCTGTGATCTGTGACAGGAGCGAGAGGTTGGGTTCACGGGGCTCCGGGGACTTCACAAAACACCCATTCTTTAAAGGTTTGGACTGGAGTTCCCTTCATCTCCTCCCTCCTCCGTACCGTCCTGGCGTCTCCGATGCCACAGACACCTCCAACTTTGACGTGCTTGATGACTGTCTGAGCCACACG GAGATGCTGAGTGATGTGATGGAGCAAGCACCTGTCGGGCTTCATCTGGCGTTTGTGGGCTACTCTTACACAGCCACCAG AGAGACGGGAGCACTGGACCGCAGCAGGGACATCATGATTGAGATCAACCAGCAGCAGGACAGAGATCAGCTGCACCTCCAGGGAAAACTA CAGCAGTCTGAATCAGACGTCAGTGTGAACGTGCTGCACAATCAGGTGTGGCGGCTCAGAGAATCCATCACTGCTGAGCTGACAGCACTTCCTGCACTTCCTGCTGAGCACAACAATCCCCAGCCAATCAGCAGCAGCGCAGAGACGGAGCAGAGCGATGCACACACTTATGAGCTGCAGAG ACGTCTGCACAAAGCCGAGCGCAGGAACAGAGAGCTCGAGCAGGAGATGGCTGGACTGAGAGAGGAGATCCTCAGACTGACCGCCGGCACGGACCAAG gtgcgGATCCCGCAGGTGAGGAGTGA
- the LOC128020913 gene encoding myotonin-protein kinase isoform X3: protein MSRISTMSTGPGLTGAAHGIEPGHAKGPVSLQTLLDLLVGVYQEFSSTALLREKHVQRFLQWEPLVRQVKKTRISREDFEILKVIGRGTFSEVALARMRNTQQVYALKIMNKWNILKRGETACYQEEREVLLKGDRRWITQLHYAFQDDNYLYLVMDYYVGGDLLTLLSKFGDRIPEDMARFYLAEMVMAIDSVHRLGYVHRDIKPDNILLTADGHTRLGDFGSCLRLEDDGLIHSSLAVGTPDYLSPEILRAVEGGGAYGSECDWWALGICAYEMLLGTTPFYAESISETYAKIIHFKDYFEFPPESEVSEEARSLISAVICDRSERLGSRGSGDFTKHPFFKGLDWSSLHLLPPPYRPGVSDATDTSNFDVLDDCLSHTEMLSDVMEQAPVGLHLAFVGYSYTATRETGALDRSRDIMIEINQQQDRDQLHLQGKLQQSESDVSVNVLHNQVWRLRESITAELTALPALPAEHNNPQPISSSAETEQSDAHTYELQRRLHKAERRNRELEQEMAGLREEILRLTAGTDQVTELCVCRPLRCLDSTRDSSVSPPACHYPLVTPLHRHLLLFNRVRIPQVRSEWYLLVCVRRTAHCRSDLS from the exons ATGAGCCGGATCTCCACCATGTCCACGGGCCCCGGGCTCACAGGGGCCGCTCATGGGATCGAGCCGGGTCACGCCAAGGGCCCTGTCAGTCTTCAGACGCTGCTGGATCTGCTGGTGGGAGTTTATCAGGAGTTCAGCTCGACCGCTCTGCTCCGAGAGAAACACGTGCAGCGCTTCCTGCAGTGGG AGCCTCTGGTCAGACAGGTGAAGAAGACTCGGATAAGCAGGGAGGACTTTGAGATCTTGAAGGTGATCGGCCGAGGAACCTTCAGCGAG GTGGCTCTGGCCCGCATGCGAAACACACAGCAGGTTTACGCACTGAAGATCATGAACAAGTGGAACATACTGAAGCGTGGAGag ACGGCGTGTTATCAGGAGGAGCGCGAGGTTCTGCTGAAGGGAGACCGGCGCTGGATCACGCAACTGCATTACGCTTTCCAGGACGACAATTACCTC TATCTGGTCATGGATTACTATGTTGGTGGAGATCTGCTGACGCTGCTGAGTAAGTTTGGTGATCGTATCCCGGAGGACATGGCTCGGTTCTACCTGGCTGAGATGGTGATGGCCATCGACTCCGTCCACAGACTCGGTTATGTGCACAG AGACATTAAGCCTGACAACATCCTGCTGACAGCAGACGGTCACACACGATTGGGCGATTTTGGCTCCTGTCTGCGTCTGGAGGATGATGGACTG ATCCACTCGTCGCTGGCCGTCGGGACTCCAGATTATCTGTCTCCAGAGATCCTGCGGGCGGTGGAGGGGGGCGGAGCCTATGGCTCAGAGTGTGATTGGTGGGCTCTGGGTATCTGTGCGTACGAGATGCTGCTGGGAACCACACCCTTCTACGCCGAGTCCATCTCTGAGACCTACGCTAAAATAATACACTTCAAG GATTATTTTGAGTTTCCTCCGGAGTCGGAGGTGTCCGAGGAGGCACGTTCACTCATCAGCGCTGTGATCTGTGACAGGAGCGAGAGGTTGGGTTCACGGGGCTCCGGGGACTTCACAAAACACCCATTCTTTAAAGGTTTGGACTGGAGTTCCCTTCATCTCCTCCCTCCTCCGTACCGTCCTGGCGTCTCCGATGCCACAGACACCTCCAACTTTGACGTGCTTGATGACTGTCTGAGCCACACG GAGATGCTGAGTGATGTGATGGAGCAAGCACCTGTCGGGCTTCATCTGGCGTTTGTGGGCTACTCTTACACAGCCACCAG AGAGACGGGAGCACTGGACCGCAGCAGGGACATCATGATTGAGATCAACCAGCAGCAGGACAGAGATCAGCTGCACCTCCAGGGAAAACTA CAGCAGTCTGAATCAGACGTCAGTGTGAACGTGCTGCACAATCAGGTGTGGCGGCTCAGAGAATCCATCACTGCTGAGCTGACAGCACTTCCTGCACTTCCTGCTGAGCACAACAATCCCCAGCCAATCAGCAGCAGCGCAGAGACGGAGCAGAGCGATGCACACACTTATGAGCTGCAGAG ACGTCTGCACAAAGCCGAGCGCAGGAACAGAGAGCTCGAGCAGGAGATGGCTGGACTGAGAGAGGAGATCCTCAGACTGACCGCCGGCACGGACCAAG TcacagagctgtgtgtgtgtcggCCGCTGCGCTGTCTGGACTCCACGCGGGAC AGCTCAGTGTCGCCCCCTGCCTGCCATTACCCGCTAGTGACACCCCTGCACCGCCACCTGCTGCTCTTCAACAGG gtgcgGATCCCGCAGGTGAGGAGTGAGTGGTATCTGctggtgtgtgtgaggaggacTGCACACTGCAGATCTGATCTGTCCTGA
- the LOC128020913 gene encoding myotonin-protein kinase isoform X1, with product MSRISTMSTGPGLTGAAHGIEPGHAKGPVSLQTLLDLLVGVYQEFSSTALLREKHVQRFLQWAEPLVRQVKKTRISREDFEILKVIGRGTFSEVALARMRNTQQVYALKIMNKWNILKRGETACYQEEREVLLKGDRRWITQLHYAFQDDNYLYLVMDYYVGGDLLTLLSKFGDRIPEDMARFYLAEMVMAIDSVHRLGYVHRDIKPDNILLTADGHTRLGDFGSCLRLEDDGLIHSSLAVGTPDYLSPEILRAVEGGGAYGSECDWWALGICAYEMLLGTTPFYAESISETYAKIIHFKDYFEFPPESEVSEEARSLISAVICDRSERLGSRGSGDFTKHPFFKGLDWSSLHLLPPPYRPGVSDATDTSNFDVLDDCLSHTEMLSDVMEQAPVGLHLAFVGYSYTATRETGALDRSRDIMIEINQQQDRDQLHLQGKLQQSESDVSVNVLHNQVWRLRESITAELTALPALPAEHNNPQPISSSAETEQSDAHTYELQRRLHKAERRNRELEQEMAGLREEILRLTAGTDQVTELCVCRPLRCLDSTRDSSVSPPACHYPLVTPLHRHLLLFNRVRIPQVRSEWYLLVCVRRTAHCRSDLS from the exons ATGAGCCGGATCTCCACCATGTCCACGGGCCCCGGGCTCACAGGGGCCGCTCATGGGATCGAGCCGGGTCACGCCAAGGGCCCTGTCAGTCTTCAGACGCTGCTGGATCTGCTGGTGGGAGTTTATCAGGAGTTCAGCTCGACCGCTCTGCTCCGAGAGAAACACGTGCAGCGCTTCCTGCAGTGGG CAGAGCCTCTGGTCAGACAGGTGAAGAAGACTCGGATAAGCAGGGAGGACTTTGAGATCTTGAAGGTGATCGGCCGAGGAACCTTCAGCGAG GTGGCTCTGGCCCGCATGCGAAACACACAGCAGGTTTACGCACTGAAGATCATGAACAAGTGGAACATACTGAAGCGTGGAGag ACGGCGTGTTATCAGGAGGAGCGCGAGGTTCTGCTGAAGGGAGACCGGCGCTGGATCACGCAACTGCATTACGCTTTCCAGGACGACAATTACCTC TATCTGGTCATGGATTACTATGTTGGTGGAGATCTGCTGACGCTGCTGAGTAAGTTTGGTGATCGTATCCCGGAGGACATGGCTCGGTTCTACCTGGCTGAGATGGTGATGGCCATCGACTCCGTCCACAGACTCGGTTATGTGCACAG AGACATTAAGCCTGACAACATCCTGCTGACAGCAGACGGTCACACACGATTGGGCGATTTTGGCTCCTGTCTGCGTCTGGAGGATGATGGACTG ATCCACTCGTCGCTGGCCGTCGGGACTCCAGATTATCTGTCTCCAGAGATCCTGCGGGCGGTGGAGGGGGGCGGAGCCTATGGCTCAGAGTGTGATTGGTGGGCTCTGGGTATCTGTGCGTACGAGATGCTGCTGGGAACCACACCCTTCTACGCCGAGTCCATCTCTGAGACCTACGCTAAAATAATACACTTCAAG GATTATTTTGAGTTTCCTCCGGAGTCGGAGGTGTCCGAGGAGGCACGTTCACTCATCAGCGCTGTGATCTGTGACAGGAGCGAGAGGTTGGGTTCACGGGGCTCCGGGGACTTCACAAAACACCCATTCTTTAAAGGTTTGGACTGGAGTTCCCTTCATCTCCTCCCTCCTCCGTACCGTCCTGGCGTCTCCGATGCCACAGACACCTCCAACTTTGACGTGCTTGATGACTGTCTGAGCCACACG GAGATGCTGAGTGATGTGATGGAGCAAGCACCTGTCGGGCTTCATCTGGCGTTTGTGGGCTACTCTTACACAGCCACCAG AGAGACGGGAGCACTGGACCGCAGCAGGGACATCATGATTGAGATCAACCAGCAGCAGGACAGAGATCAGCTGCACCTCCAGGGAAAACTA CAGCAGTCTGAATCAGACGTCAGTGTGAACGTGCTGCACAATCAGGTGTGGCGGCTCAGAGAATCCATCACTGCTGAGCTGACAGCACTTCCTGCACTTCCTGCTGAGCACAACAATCCCCAGCCAATCAGCAGCAGCGCAGAGACGGAGCAGAGCGATGCACACACTTATGAGCTGCAGAG ACGTCTGCACAAAGCCGAGCGCAGGAACAGAGAGCTCGAGCAGGAGATGGCTGGACTGAGAGAGGAGATCCTCAGACTGACCGCCGGCACGGACCAAG TcacagagctgtgtgtgtgtcggCCGCTGCGCTGTCTGGACTCCACGCGGGAC AGCTCAGTGTCGCCCCCTGCCTGCCATTACCCGCTAGTGACACCCCTGCACCGCCACCTGCTGCTCTTCAACAGG gtgcgGATCCCGCAGGTGAGGAGTGAGTGGTATCTGctggtgtgtgtgaggaggacTGCACACTGCAGATCTGATCTGTCCTGA
- the LOC128020913 gene encoding myotonin-protein kinase isoform X2: MSRISTMSTGPGLTGAAHGIEPGHAKGPVSLQTLLDLLVGVYQEFSSTALLREKHVQRFLQWAEPLVRQVKKTRISREDFEILKVIGRGTFSEVALARMRNTQQVYALKIMNKWNILKRGETACYQEEREVLLKGDRRWITQLHYAFQDDNYLYLVMDYYVGGDLLTLLSKFGDRIPEDMARFYLAEMVMAIDSVHRLGYVHRDIKPDNILLTADGHTRLGDFGSCLRLEDDGLIHSSLAVGTPDYLSPEILRAVEGGGAYGSECDWWALGICAYEMLLGTTPFYAESISETYAKIIHFKDYFEFPPESEVSEEARSLISAVICDRSERLGSRGSGDFTKHPFFKGLDWSSLHLLPPPYRPGVSDATDTSNFDVLDDCLSHTEMLSDVMEQAPVGLHLAFVGYSYTATRETGALDRSRDIMIEINQQQDRDQLHLQGKLQSESDVSVNVLHNQVWRLRESITAELTALPALPAEHNNPQPISSSAETEQSDAHTYELQRRLHKAERRNRELEQEMAGLREEILRLTAGTDQVTELCVCRPLRCLDSTRDSSVSPPACHYPLVTPLHRHLLLFNRVRIPQVRSEWYLLVCVRRTAHCRSDLS, translated from the exons ATGAGCCGGATCTCCACCATGTCCACGGGCCCCGGGCTCACAGGGGCCGCTCATGGGATCGAGCCGGGTCACGCCAAGGGCCCTGTCAGTCTTCAGACGCTGCTGGATCTGCTGGTGGGAGTTTATCAGGAGTTCAGCTCGACCGCTCTGCTCCGAGAGAAACACGTGCAGCGCTTCCTGCAGTGGG CAGAGCCTCTGGTCAGACAGGTGAAGAAGACTCGGATAAGCAGGGAGGACTTTGAGATCTTGAAGGTGATCGGCCGAGGAACCTTCAGCGAG GTGGCTCTGGCCCGCATGCGAAACACACAGCAGGTTTACGCACTGAAGATCATGAACAAGTGGAACATACTGAAGCGTGGAGag ACGGCGTGTTATCAGGAGGAGCGCGAGGTTCTGCTGAAGGGAGACCGGCGCTGGATCACGCAACTGCATTACGCTTTCCAGGACGACAATTACCTC TATCTGGTCATGGATTACTATGTTGGTGGAGATCTGCTGACGCTGCTGAGTAAGTTTGGTGATCGTATCCCGGAGGACATGGCTCGGTTCTACCTGGCTGAGATGGTGATGGCCATCGACTCCGTCCACAGACTCGGTTATGTGCACAG AGACATTAAGCCTGACAACATCCTGCTGACAGCAGACGGTCACACACGATTGGGCGATTTTGGCTCCTGTCTGCGTCTGGAGGATGATGGACTG ATCCACTCGTCGCTGGCCGTCGGGACTCCAGATTATCTGTCTCCAGAGATCCTGCGGGCGGTGGAGGGGGGCGGAGCCTATGGCTCAGAGTGTGATTGGTGGGCTCTGGGTATCTGTGCGTACGAGATGCTGCTGGGAACCACACCCTTCTACGCCGAGTCCATCTCTGAGACCTACGCTAAAATAATACACTTCAAG GATTATTTTGAGTTTCCTCCGGAGTCGGAGGTGTCCGAGGAGGCACGTTCACTCATCAGCGCTGTGATCTGTGACAGGAGCGAGAGGTTGGGTTCACGGGGCTCCGGGGACTTCACAAAACACCCATTCTTTAAAGGTTTGGACTGGAGTTCCCTTCATCTCCTCCCTCCTCCGTACCGTCCTGGCGTCTCCGATGCCACAGACACCTCCAACTTTGACGTGCTTGATGACTGTCTGAGCCACACG GAGATGCTGAGTGATGTGATGGAGCAAGCACCTGTCGGGCTTCATCTGGCGTTTGTGGGCTACTCTTACACAGCCACCAG AGAGACGGGAGCACTGGACCGCAGCAGGGACATCATGATTGAGATCAACCAGCAGCAGGACAGAGATCAGCTGCACCTCCAGGGAAAACTA CAGTCTGAATCAGACGTCAGTGTGAACGTGCTGCACAATCAGGTGTGGCGGCTCAGAGAATCCATCACTGCTGAGCTGACAGCACTTCCTGCACTTCCTGCTGAGCACAACAATCCCCAGCCAATCAGCAGCAGCGCAGAGACGGAGCAGAGCGATGCACACACTTATGAGCTGCAGAG ACGTCTGCACAAAGCCGAGCGCAGGAACAGAGAGCTCGAGCAGGAGATGGCTGGACTGAGAGAGGAGATCCTCAGACTGACCGCCGGCACGGACCAAG TcacagagctgtgtgtgtgtcggCCGCTGCGCTGTCTGGACTCCACGCGGGAC AGCTCAGTGTCGCCCCCTGCCTGCCATTACCCGCTAGTGACACCCCTGCACCGCCACCTGCTGCTCTTCAACAGG gtgcgGATCCCGCAGGTGAGGAGTGAGTGGTATCTGctggtgtgtgtgaggaggacTGCACACTGCAGATCTGATCTGTCCTGA